The following are from one region of the Hylaeus volcanicus isolate JK05 unplaced genomic scaffold, UHH_iyHylVolc1.0_haploid 11860, whole genome shotgun sequence genome:
- the LOC128882455 gene encoding protein FAM200C-like: protein KDDKGIKAMPLSNNTVSRRIDEMSEDIEKQLVEKLKTKNFSVQMDESTLRDSEAVLITYVRYINEGHFAEEMLFCKRLESTTTSKDIYNKLKNYLDVNDIPMKNITSYAADGAPNMMGKKNGCLKLMKDVNPEMII from the coding sequence AAAAAGATGACAAAGGTATAAAAGCTATGCCACTCAGTAACAATACTGTTAGCAGAAGAATAGACGAAATGAGTGAAGATATTGAGAAACAACTTGTTGAAAagctgaaaacaaaaaatttctcAGTACAAATGGATGAATCAACTTTGAGAGACAGTGAGGCAGTATTGATAACGTATGTAAGATATATTAATGAAGGACATTTTGCTGAAGAAATGTTGTTCTGTAAAAGATTAGAGAGCACCACTACCTCCaaagatatatataataaGTTAAAAAACTACCTAGATGTCAATGATAtaccaatgaaaaatataacatcTTATGCTGCAGATGGCGCCCCTAATATGATGGGCAAGAAAAATGGCTGcttaaaattgatgaaagaTGTGAATCCAGAAATGATTATT